The sequence CCAGAGCAAGAGCCCCGCCACCCCGGTGGGCGATGCGCCCAACCAGGTCTCCTTCCCCGCCGTGAGCACCCGGAAGATCCGCGTGGTGTTCCAGAACCCCTCGGGCGCCAAGGTGGGCGTGACGGAGCTGGAGGCCTGGGGCCCTGCGGCCAGCAGCTTCACGGACACCTTCGACGCCAACGCGGCCCGGTGGACGCCGTACGGCGGAAGCTGGTCAGTGACGGGCGGCCAGTATGCCGTCGCGGCCTCCGGCGGAAAGGCCATCGCCCAGTCGACCCGCTTCGCGGACTTCACCTTCTCCTCCAAGGTGACCGTCACGTCCGCCGGCGACGCGGGGCTCCTGTTCCGGGTCACCAACCCCGAGACCGGCAACGACGCGCACAACGGCTACTACGTGGGGCTCGTCTCGGGCACCGGCGAGGTGGTCCTCGGCAAGATGAACGGCGCCTGGCAGCAGCTCAAGAGCGCGCCCGCTGCTGTCCAGCTGAACAAGACCCACCTCCTCAAGGTCGTCGCGCAGCAGGGCACCTTGCACGTGTACGTGGATGACCTGAACACCCCGAAGCTGACCTTCGAGGACACCTCCTTCCTGGACGGCGCCATCGGCCTGCGCTCGTACCAGGCGGCCGCGCGCTTCGATGACCTCCAGGTCTCCAGCCGCCTCCTGGCCGAAGCCGAGAGCGGCACCCTCACCCACATCCTCGTGAAGCCCAGCGCGGACGCCTCCGGAGGCCAGTTCGTGGGCGAGATCGACCACGCCGACAGCGCCGTCGAGCTGCGGGGCCTCGCGGTGGCCAAGGCGGGCCGGTACACCGTGCGCATCACCTACGCCAACGGCACGGGCGGCACCAGCAGCCACGGGCTGTCCGTGAATGGCGGAGCGCCGCAGCAGGTGTTCTATGCCCCGACGGCGGGCTGGGCGCGCTTCAGCACCGTCTCGGCTGGCGTCACCCTGCGCGCGGGCACCAACACCCTGCGCTTTACCAAGGGCGAGCAGTTCGCGGAGCTCGACGTCATCGAGCTCATCCCCCGGCTCTGAGCGGCAACCAGGTCCATTCAGGAGCGCTCCACCCAAGGCCAGGCCACATTGCTTCTGGGTGGAGTCTCAGGGCCAGCGGTCCACGACTCCGCCCGCGTTGTAGTTGTTCGCCTGGACACGGCCCTCCTTGAACCCGAAAGAACGCACCTGCACCACAAAGCAGATGGGTTGCTCGTCCTGTCCCGGCAGCTTCACGCGGTCATACCTCACGACCATCTCCGGCTCACCATCGAAGCGGCCCTTCTTCAGATAGTAGGCCTTGCCGTAGAACCGTGTTCCGACCGGGGCCAATTCGCGCTGCCTCCTGTCGTGGTTGTCCTTGGGAACAACCCCCACCACCTCGGCCCCAGCCGTAAACCAGACCTTGCTGGATTTGGCGTGCCGGTCGTCGAGCACGAGAAAGAACCTGTCTCCTGTCTCCCAGTGGAGATGGTCCTCCATGGCCCGCGCCGCGCCAGCCGGACAGACGAAGGACTCGGCTCGGATCTGAGAGCCGGGACAACCCGCTGCCAGGGCCGCGACAAGTGACATCGCCGCGCAGTCGGTGGCACTGGCCTTCTTCCGCATGCCCGGGAGGCTTGCTTGAGGTGGGACTTCAGGAGACGGCATCTTCACGGGTGAACCTTCCTTCTGGCCCACATCCATCGCCGGGCTCATGGCGGCAGCCGACGCGGGGCTGGGGGGAGACGGTGACATATCAGGGGGGAGTATCCTGGACGGTGCGGAACGGCCAGGGAGTGGGGCGGGCGCATCACCAGGGGCGGACCAGAAAGCCACCGCCGCAGCCAGAGCAACGCACACGGCGGCGCCTGCAACGAGCGCCCTGGCGGACACCTTGCGCGGCGCAGGGGTGCCCGGCGGCGTCGCCATGGGCTTCCCAACCCCGGAGGGCTCGGGCTGCCACTGCTTCGACGGCGCATGCGCGGGCATCATGTACTCGGCCCCGGAGCTGTCGAGGTGCTCCTCCAATTCGCGGCGGAGGGCCTCGGTGTCCACGGGGCGCTTGTCAGGGTCCCGGGAAAGCATGTGCTCGACCAGGTCGCTGAGCAGCCCAGGAACCCGGGGGTTCAACTGGCATGCGGAGGGAGGCTTCACCAAGGGGTTATTCAACGCCCGGCGCGGGTTGTGTTCCGTTGGCCGCGGGTCCGTCAGCAGTTCGTACAGCATGACGCCCAACGCGAAGATTTCATCCGCCACCTTGAAGGCATACCGCGCCCGGTGCTCATGCCTGTGCTCGCGCAGGAACTTGAATTGCTCGGGAGCCCGAAAGCGCTCTGTTCCCGGGGGCAGCCCCTCTTCGGTCAGGTCTTCGGCCAGCGTGTAGGTCGCACAGCCAAAGTCGATGATGATGGGCTCTCCATCGCTCTTCCGGAGCAGAACGTTGACCAGCTTCAAGTCCCGGTGAAGCACGCCCCGGGCATGCATGTACGACAGCGCGGAAGCAAGCTTGACGAAGACCTTCAGGATTTCGTGAATCGTGGGGTGCTTGCGTTCCTTCCACTCCGCGAGCGTCCAGCCCTCCACGTACTCCAACGCAAGGTACATGTTGCCCGCTTCGGCGTACCCATACCCCCGGTGCCGGATGATGTTGGGATGATCCAGCATGAGGAGTGTTGTCACCTCACGCACCATGCGGGCATGCGTCTGCTTGTCATCCCCGCTGGCTTCGCGATGGCGCGCCACCTTGAGCGCATGCGGCTGACCGTCTTTTTCCACCAGATAGACCACGGCAAACCCACCGTTGCCGAGTTCCCTTACAACGTGCCAACCATCCACCACCGCGCCGGACGGCAGCCGGATGAGCGTCCCAGTCATTGCATTCCCTCCATCCCAGCTTTGGGAAAACGCACGTCCGGAATCTTGAGGCGGCGGCCATCCTCCCCGCTCAATTCCAACGTGAAGACCGCGCCCGCGAGCAACTTCGGCGTGTCCACGACCGCGAGTACCCTCGCCTTGTGATCCGGCGCGATCGCGCCCTGAGCATCCACCACCAGCCGCGCCCGCAGCGGCAATCCCAAGGCCCCCGTCAACGTCGCCTCTCGCGGTGTCCAGGGGGGCTGGGTGGGCGAATTGGTAATCACCACAGCCAGCATTCCCCATCCTTTGCCACGGTAGGAGACACCTTCCGCTGATGAGAGGCCCTGCGCGGCGTCCTCCGCATCCTTGAAGGGAGACGCTGGAATGCCCTCTTTGTCCATGTAACCGAGCAACACGAAGTCCTCCGGCCGAGGCTCCCGGGCCTGCGCCTCGTCCGGGCAGGCGGCGCTGAGAGGTTCGGGCCGCCGCACGTCGATTTGTTTGTCCACCTCGACAGGGTCTGTCGTGAGCACGAAGGCGGCCCGCACCGGCACCCTTCCGTCCGCGAAGAACACTCCAAGCTCGGAGCGCTCGCCCTCCTGAAGGTCCGTCACGGCTTGAACGATGACCGAGCGTTCCCCCGCGTCCAGAACGCGGATCCGGGATTCGTCGAAGGTGAGGGTCTTCTTCTGGATCGGCGCGGGGAAGAGAATCAGCGTCGCCGTGCCGTGTGCCACGCGGAGCGCGGGCAGCGGGTGGGCGGGGTTGCCAGTCACGGTGACGGCCCGTGTGCGCTCGACGCGCTCCCCAGGCACCGCTTCGGCGCGAGCCGCAGTCCCCCAGAAGAGCATGAGCGCAAGGGCCAATCTGAAAGGTTGGAGCAACGGTGCGTGACCTCCTGGATGGTCACGCTACCATCGTTGGCCCCCTGCAGTGCGCCGCTCTCCGCCACAGGGGCCCGGCCGTGCGCAGCCCACTGCCGAGCAACGGATGCGCTGTTCGTTCAATCGATGACAAGCCCAGAATCCCCGGCCGAAACAGGGCACCGCCTTCCGGCGCCAGGCCGCCCCCAGGCCGGGGCCCACCTTGTATGGTGGGGGTGTTTCCATCCCCCAGGGAGCCCCCCCTCCATATGTCCCGAGACGTCTCCTTCTTTGATCAGCTCGGCAGGCTCCTGTCCCTGGAGCGCGAGGCGGAACGCGCCCGCTCCGCCGCCCTGTCCGAGAGCCTCACCTTGCGCGAGCGCGCCGAGCAGGGGCTCTCCGTGCTGGACCTGGAGAGCATCGAGGAGGAGGTGGGCCTCGGTGGGCGCATCCTGATTACCCTGGCCCGCGCGGACCGGGCCCCCTTCCCCGCCCGCATCCACAACGGCGACTCCGTCGCGGTAATGCCCCGCCGCGCCGAGGTGAAGGAGCCCGCGCAGGCGCTCGTCTCGCGCGCCACGCGCACCCGGCTCCAGCTCGCCTTCGACCGGGCCCCGCCGCCCTTCCTCCACGAGGGGCTGCTGCGCCTGGACGTCGTCCCCAACGACGTGACGTACGAGCGCATGCGCGCCGGGCTCGCGCGGGTGAAGGCCCTGGACAAGGGCGTCGAGCGCCGCAGGCGCGAGGTGCTGCTCGGCAACGAGCCGCCCCGCTTCGAGAAGCCCGCCGCCACGCCCCCCTCGCGCCCGCTCAACCCCGAGCAGGCGGACGCGGTGAGCCGCGCGCTGGCCGCCGAGGACTTCTTCCTCGTCCACGGCCCGCCCGGCACCGGCAAGAGCACCGTGCTCGCGGAGGTGGCCGTGCAGGCGGTGGCCCGGGGCGAGCGGCTGCTGTGCACCGCCGCCAGCAACGCCGCGGTGGACCACCTGCTGGAGCTGTGCCTGGAGCAGGGGCTGCGCGCCATCCGCGTGGGCCACCCGGCGCGCGTGGCCCCCCGCTTCCAGGAGCACACGCTGGACATCGTCGTGGAGGAGCACCCCGACCGAGTCCTCTCCCGCGAGCTGTTCGACGAGGCCTTCTCCCTGTTCGGCTACGCGCGCCGCCAGCGCACCCAGGGCCGCAGCCGCGAGCGCTTCTCCAACGCGCGCTCCTCCACCGCCGAGGCCAAGGGGCTCATGGACGATGCGCGCGCGCTGGAGCGCAAGGCCGTGCGCGCGGTGCTCGAGGGCGCCCAGGTCATCTGCGTCACCCTGGCCAGCTTGGGCTCCGGCGTGCTCGCCCACGAGGAGTTCGACCGGGCCCTCATCGACGAGGCCACCCAGGCCACCGAGCCCCTGACGCTCCTGGGCTTCCTGCGCGCCCCCAAGCTGGTGCTCGCCGGGGACCCGCAGCAGCTGCCGCCCACCGTGCTCTCCCAGGAGGCCGCGAAGGCGGGCCTGGGGGTGAGCCTCTTCGAGCGGCTGCTCGGGGACCACGGCGAGGGCGTGAAGCGGATGCTGCGCGAGCAGTACCGCATGAACGCGCGCATCATGGAGTTCCCCTCGCGCGAGATGTACGGCGGCGAGCTGCGCGCCCACGAGAGCGTGGCCGGGCGCACCCTGGCGCCGGTGCTCACCCCGGGCGTGGAGCTGGATGCCCCACCCGTGCTCTTCCTGGACACCGCGGGCAAGGGCTTCGAGGAGCAGGAGGAGGAGAGCACCCACAGCCTCTTCAATCCCGGCGAGGGGGAGCTCATCGTCGCCCGGGTGAAAGCCCTGCTCGCCGCTGGCCTCTCGCCCCGGGAGCTGGCGGTCATCGCCCCCTACAGCGCCCAGGCCTTCCACCTGCGCGAGCGCGTGGAGACCCTCTCCCCCGACATCGAGGTGGACACCGTGGACGCCTTCCAGGGCCGCGAGAAGGACGCGATTCTCGTGAGCCTCACACGTTCCAACGCGGACGGAAACCTTGGCTTCCTCACGGATTTGCGCCGGATGAACGTGGCGATGACGCGCGCGCGGCGGCACCTGTTCGTCGTGGGGGACTCGGCCACCCTGAGCGCGCATCCTTTCTATGCGCGCTTCATCGAGGGCACACAGTCCGATGGTAGCTACCGCTCGTCTTGGGAGTGGCCTGAGGCGGAGCATTCTGATTAGTTTTATTCCGTTGTCCCCATGACGGAGGTGCCATGACGCATCCGAAGCAGCCGTTGCCGGAGGAGCAAGCCCACCCCGAAGGGCAGGCGGATGAAGCCCCCGGAGGCAGCACCCGGCGGGAATTCATCGCCACCGCCACGGTGGGCAGTGCCCTGTTGTTGGAAGCGTGCCGTCACACCTCCGAGACGCCCTCGGCGGGCGGAGGCGCGGAGATGCCCGCCGCGCCCTCCGAGCTGGAGGTCTCCCTCCACGTGAACGGCCAGGAGAAGATGTTGAAGGTGGACCCGCGGACCAGCCTGCTGGACGCGCTGCGCGAGCGCATGGGGCTCACCGGCACCAAGAAGGGATGTGACCACGGGCAGTGCGGTGCCTGCACGGTGCTCGTGGATGGCCGGCGCGAGCTGAGCTGTCTGTCGCTCGCCGTCATGCAGCAGGGCACGAAGATCCAGACGGTGGAGGGGCTCGCCGAGGGCGACACGCTGCACCCGCTGCAGCAGGCCTTCATCGAGCAGGACGCCTTCCAGTGCGGTTACTGCACGCCGGGGCAGATCATGAGCGCGGCGGGGCTGATGAAGGAGCCCTGCGGCGCCTCGGACACGGACGTGCGTGAAGCCATGAGCGGCAACCTCTGCCGCTGCAGCGCCTATCCCAACATCATCGCCGCCATTCAACAGGTGCGGCGTCAGCCGAAGCAGTAGGCCGGGGGAACCGCCATGCATCCTTTTCACTATGAACAGCCGAAGGAACCGGGCTCCAGCGTGGAGCGGGTCAGCCGCGTGAAGGAGGCCTCTTTCCTCGCCGGCGGCACGGGCCTCTTGGACCTGATGAAGCTCGGCGTGGAGACGCCCGCCCTGCTGGTGGACGTGCGCAAGCTGCCGCTCGCGCAGATCGAAGAGCTGCCCGACGGGGGCGTGCGCCTGGGCGCCCTGGCGCGCAACAGCGACGTGGCCTTCCACCCGCTCATCCGCGAGCGCTACCCGATGCTCTCCGAGGCCCTGCTCGCGGGCGCCTCGGGGCAGATCCGCAACATGGCCACCGTGGGCGGCAACATCCTGCAGCGCACCCGCTGCTCGTACTTCCGCGACGTCACCACCCCCTGCAACAAGCGCCAGCCCGGCTCGGGCTGCTCCGCGCTGGAGGGCATCAACCGCGGCCACGCGGTGCTGGGCGTGAGCGAGTCCTGCATCGCCACCCACCCCTCCGACATGAGCGTGCCCCTGGCGGCGCTGGGCGCCACCGTGCGCATCCAGGGCCCGAAGGGCGAGCGCACCGTGCCCTTCACCGACTTCCACCTGATGCCGGGCACCACGCCCCAGCGCGAGACGGTGCTGGAGCATGGAGACCTGGTGCTCTCGGTGGACGTGCCCGCCCTGCCCGCGGCCAAGCGGTCGCTGTACCTCAAGGTCCGGGACCGGGCCTCCTACGCCTTCGCGCTGGCGTCGGTCGCCGCCGCGCTGGAGGTGGAGGGCGGCGTCATCCGCCAGGCGCGGCTGGCGCTGGGCGGCGTGGCCACCAAGCCGTGGCGCGCCGTGGCCGCCGAGCAGAAGCTGGTGGGCCAGGCGCCCTCGCCCCAGCTGTTCCAGGAGGCGGCGAAGGCCGCGCTGGAGGGGGCCAAGGCGCGCGAGCACAACGGGTTCAAGGTAGAGCTGGCGCAGCGGATCATCGTGCGCGCCCTGACGACGCTGGGAGGCCGCTCATGAGCAGCAAACTCATTGGTCCGCCCATGAGCCGGGTGGACGGCAAGCTGAAGGTGACGGGCAAGGCGCTCTACGCGGCCGAGTACAACCCGCCGGGCATGGTCTACGCGGCCATCATCCAGAGCACGGTGCCGCGCGGCAGCGTGCTGCGCATGCAGACCTCCGAGGCCGAGCGCGCCCCGGGCGTGCTCGCGGTGCTCACCCCGCGCAACACGCCCAAGCTGGCGGGCGCGGACAAGTACATGGCCAACCCCATCATGCCCCGGCTGGCCGCCATGCAGGACAGCGAGGTGTTCTACAACGGCCAGCCCATCGGCGTGGTGGTGGCCGACACCTTCGAGCGCGCCACCCACGCCGCTTCCCTCGTGCGCACCTTCTACGTGGAGAAGCCCGCGTCGTTGGATCTCGAGGCGGGCATGGGGGGCGCGGAGCCGGCCCAGGGCAACTTCGGCGCCCCGCCGCCGGGCCACGAGCGCGGGGACGTGAAGGCCGCGCTGGCCTCGGCCGCCGTGCGCGTGGAGGCCACGTACACGACGCCCACCGAGACGCACAACCCCCTGGAGCCCCACGCGGCCATCGCCGTGTGGGACGACCCCGAGCACCTGACGCTGTATGACGCCAACCAGGGCGTCCACTTCGTCCGGATGTTCCTCTCCCAGCTCGCCGGGCTGCCGCCGGACAACGTGCGCGTCATTTCCCGCTACGTGGGCGGGGGCTTCGGCTGCAAGGCGCTGCCCTGGTCCCACAGCATCCTGAGCGTGCTGGCCGCCAAGGCGGTGAACCGCCCGGTGAAGCTGGTGCTCACGCGCCAGCAGATGAACACCCTGGTGGGCTACCGGCCGCACACGGTCCAGAAGGTGGAGCTGGGCGCCACCGCCAAGGGCAAGCTCACCGCCCTGCGCCACACGGGCTTCTCGGAGACCTCCGAGAAGGACAGCTTCTCCGAGCCGTTCACCAACACCTCCAACATGCTGTACGCGTGCCCCAACGTGCACACCTCGCAGAAGGTGGTGCGGCTCAACGCGGGCACGCCCACCTTCATGCGCGGCCCGGGCGAGGCCCCCGGCACCTACGCGCTGGAGAGCGCGCTGGACGAGCTGGCGCACGCGCTGAAGATGGATCCGCTGGAGCTGCGGCGCATCAACCACGCGGACATGGACCCCGAGCACAACCGGCCCTGGAGCAGCAAGTCGCTGCTCGAGTGCTACCGCGTGGGGGCCGAGCGCATCGGGTGGAAGAAGCGCTCGCTGCAGCCCCGGGCCACGCGGGACGGGGAGGTGCTCATCGGCATGGGCATGGCCACCGCGCTCTTCCCCGCCATGCGCTTCCAGTGCACCGCCACGGTGCGCCTGCTGGCCGATGGCTCGGCCACCGTGCAGTGCGCCGCCGCGGACATCGGCACCGGGGCCTACACCGTCTTCACCCAGGTGGCCGCCGACACGCTGGGCATGGCCCCGGAGAAGGTCCGCATGGAGATGGGGGACACGGTGCTGCCCCCCGGGCCGCTCGCCGGCGGCTCGGCCAGCACCGCCTCGGCCGCGCCCGCCATCCAGAACGCCTCCCAGCAGGTGCTCCAGGAGCTGGTGAAGCTGGCCATCGCGGACACGGGCTCGCCCCTGCACGGCCTGGCCGCGCAGGACGTGCTCACCGAGGGCGGCTCGCTCGTCTCGCGCAAGGACCGGAAGAAGGCGGAGACGTTCGCGCAGTTGCTGGCGCGC is a genomic window of Stigmatella erecta containing:
- a CDS encoding serine/threonine protein kinase, with translation MTGTLIRLPSGAVVDGWHVVRELGNGGFAVVYLVEKDGQPHALKVARHREASGDDKQTHARMVREVTTLLMLDHPNIIRHRGYGYAEAGNMYLALEYVEGWTLAEWKERKHPTIHEILKVFVKLASALSYMHARGVLHRDLKLVNVLLRKSDGEPIIIDFGCATYTLAEDLTEEGLPPGTERFRAPEQFKFLREHRHEHRARYAFKVADEIFALGVMLYELLTDPRPTEHNPRRALNNPLVKPPSACQLNPRVPGLLSDLVEHMLSRDPDKRPVDTEALRRELEEHLDSSGAEYMMPAHAPSKQWQPEPSGVGKPMATPPGTPAPRKVSARALVAGAAVCVALAAAVAFWSAPGDAPAPLPGRSAPSRILPPDMSPSPPSPASAAAMSPAMDVGQKEGSPVKMPSPEVPPQASLPGMRKKASATDCAAMSLVAALAAGCPGSQIRAESFVCPAGAARAMEDHLHWETGDRFFLVLDDRHAKSSKVWFTAGAEVVGVVPKDNHDRRQRELAPVGTRFYGKAYYLKKGRFDGEPEMVVRYDRVKLPGQDEQPICFVVQVRSFGFKEGRVQANNYNAGGVVDRWP
- a CDS encoding DUF2381 family protein; protein product: MLQPFRLALALMLFWGTAARAEAVPGERVERTRAVTVTGNPAHPLPALRVAHGTATLILFPAPIQKKTLTFDESRIRVLDAGERSVIVQAVTDLQEGERSELGVFFADGRVPVRAAFVLTTDPVEVDKQIDVRRPEPLSAACPDEAQAREPRPEDFVLLGYMDKEGIPASPFKDAEDAAQGLSSAEGVSYRGKGWGMLAVVITNSPTQPPWTPREATLTGALGLPLRARLVVDAQGAIAPDHKARVLAVVDTPKLLAGAVFTLELSGEDGRRLKIPDVRFPKAGMEGMQ
- a CDS encoding AAA domain-containing protein; its protein translation is MSRDVSFFDQLGRLLSLEREAERARSAALSESLTLRERAEQGLSVLDLESIEEEVGLGGRILITLARADRAPFPARIHNGDSVAVMPRRAEVKEPAQALVSRATRTRLQLAFDRAPPPFLHEGLLRLDVVPNDVTYERMRAGLARVKALDKGVERRRREVLLGNEPPRFEKPAATPPSRPLNPEQADAVSRALAAEDFFLVHGPPGTGKSTVLAEVAVQAVARGERLLCTAASNAAVDHLLELCLEQGLRAIRVGHPARVAPRFQEHTLDIVVEEHPDRVLSRELFDEAFSLFGYARRQRTQGRSRERFSNARSSTAEAKGLMDDARALERKAVRAVLEGAQVICVTLASLGSGVLAHEEFDRALIDEATQATEPLTLLGFLRAPKLVLAGDPQQLPPTVLSQEAAKAGLGVSLFERLLGDHGEGVKRMLREQYRMNARIMEFPSREMYGGELRAHESVAGRTLAPVLTPGVELDAPPVLFLDTAGKGFEEQEEESTHSLFNPGEGELIVARVKALLAAGLSPRELAVIAPYSAQAFHLRERVETLSPDIEVDTVDAFQGREKDAILVSLTRSNADGNLGFLTDLRRMNVAMTRARRHLFVVGDSATLSAHPFYARFIEGTQSDGSYRSSWEWPEAEHSD
- a CDS encoding (2Fe-2S)-binding protein, producing MTHPKQPLPEEQAHPEGQADEAPGGSTRREFIATATVGSALLLEACRHTSETPSAGGGAEMPAAPSELEVSLHVNGQEKMLKVDPRTSLLDALRERMGLTGTKKGCDHGQCGACTVLVDGRRELSCLSLAVMQQGTKIQTVEGLAEGDTLHPLQQAFIEQDAFQCGYCTPGQIMSAAGLMKEPCGASDTDVREAMSGNLCRCSAYPNIIAAIQQVRRQPKQ
- a CDS encoding FAD binding domain-containing protein; the protein is MHPFHYEQPKEPGSSVERVSRVKEASFLAGGTGLLDLMKLGVETPALLVDVRKLPLAQIEELPDGGVRLGALARNSDVAFHPLIRERYPMLSEALLAGASGQIRNMATVGGNILQRTRCSYFRDVTTPCNKRQPGSGCSALEGINRGHAVLGVSESCIATHPSDMSVPLAALGATVRIQGPKGERTVPFTDFHLMPGTTPQRETVLEHGDLVLSVDVPALPAAKRSLYLKVRDRASYAFALASVAAALEVEGGVIRQARLALGGVATKPWRAVAAEQKLVGQAPSPQLFQEAAKAALEGAKAREHNGFKVELAQRIIVRALTTLGGRS
- a CDS encoding xanthine dehydrogenase family protein molybdopterin-binding subunit, whose translation is MSSKLIGPPMSRVDGKLKVTGKALYAAEYNPPGMVYAAIIQSTVPRGSVLRMQTSEAERAPGVLAVLTPRNTPKLAGADKYMANPIMPRLAAMQDSEVFYNGQPIGVVVADTFERATHAASLVRTFYVEKPASLDLEAGMGGAEPAQGNFGAPPPGHERGDVKAALASAAVRVEATYTTPTETHNPLEPHAAIAVWDDPEHLTLYDANQGVHFVRMFLSQLAGLPPDNVRVISRYVGGGFGCKALPWSHSILSVLAAKAVNRPVKLVLTRQQMNTLVGYRPHTVQKVELGATAKGKLTALRHTGFSETSEKDSFSEPFTNTSNMLYACPNVHTSQKVVRLNAGTPTFMRGPGEAPGTYALESALDELAHALKMDPLELRRINHADMDPEHNRPWSSKSLLECYRVGAERIGWKKRSLQPRATRDGEVLIGMGMATALFPAMRFQCTATVRLLADGSATVQCAAADIGTGAYTVFTQVAADTLGMAPEKVRMEMGDTVLPPGPLAGGSASTASAAPAIQNASQQVLQELVKLAIADTGSPLHGLAAQDVLTEGGSLVSRKDRKKAETFAQLLARKQLPHVEGKADTVPELPDKQKHSGYAFGAHFVEVRVDEALGTVRLSRIVSAMAAGRILNAKTARSQILGGAIFGLGMALTEETLRDPRLGRVMTADLADYHVPVHADVPDIDVLFVEEVDPHVNSMGIKGIGEIATTGIAAAVANAVFHATGKRVRDLPITLDKVMQASV